The Neofelis nebulosa isolate mNeoNeb1 chromosome 16, mNeoNeb1.pri, whole genome shotgun sequence genome includes a window with the following:
- the CBX8 gene encoding chromobox protein homolog 8 has protein sequence MELSAVGERVFAAEALLKRRIRKGRMEYLVKWKGWSQKYSTWEPEENILDARLLAAFEEREREMELYGPKKRGPKPKTFLLKAQAKAKAKTYEFRSDSARGIRIPYPGRSPQDLASTSRAREGLRNMGLSPPGSSSSTSSTCRVEPPRDRDRDRERERERERERERERERERERGTSRTDDKPSSPGDSSKKRGPKPRKELLDPSQRPLGEPSDGLGDYLKGRKLDEAPSGAGKFPAGHSVIQLARRQDSDLAQCGVASPSPAEATGKLAVDTFPARVIKHRATFLEARGQGTLDPGGPRVRHGSGTPGSVGGLYRDMGAQGGRPSLIARIPVARILGDPEEESWSPSLTNLEKVVVTDVTSNFLTVTIKESNTDQGFFKEKR, from the exons ATGGAGCTTTCAGCGGTGGGGGAGCGGGTGTTCGCGGCCGAAGCCCTCCTGAAGCGGCGCATACGGAAA GGACGCATGGAATACCTCGTGAAATGGAAGGGCTGGTCGCAGAA GTACAGCACATGGGAACCCGAAGAAAACATCCTGGATGCTCGCCTGCTCGCAGCCTTTGAGGAAAG gGAACGGGAGATGGAGCTCTATGGCCCCAAAAAGCGAGGACCCAAACCCAAAACCTTCCTTCTCAAG GCCCAGGCCAAAGCAAAGGCCAAAACTTACGAGTTCCGGAGTGACTCGGCCCGGGGCATCCGGATCCCCTACCCTGGACGCTCGCCCCAGGACCTGGCCTCTACATCCCGGGCACGTGAGGGCCTTCGGAACATGGGTCTGTCCCCGCcgggaagcagcagcagcaccagcagcACCTGCCGAGTGGAGCCCCCTCGGGACCGGGACCGGGACCGAGAGCGGGAGAGGGAACGCGAGCGCGAGCGGGAACGAGAGAGGGAGCGGGAGCGTGAGCGGGGTACCAGCCGCACGGATGACAAGCCCAGCTCGCCGGGAGACAGCTCCAAGAAGCGAGGCCCCAAGCCCCGGAAGGAGCTCCTGGACCCCTCGCAGAGGCCCTTGGGAGAACCCAGTGATGGCCTCGGAGATTACCTCAAGGGCAGGAAGCTGGACGAGGCCCCTTCCGGGGCAGGAAAGTTCCCAGCTGGCCACAGCGTGATCCAGCTGGCCCGGAGGCAGGACTCGGACCTGGCCCAGTGCGGTGtggccagccccagcccagccgaGGCCACAGGCAAGCTGGCAGTGGACACCTTTCCGGCCAGGGTCATAAAGCACAGGGCGACCTTCCTGGAGGCCAGAGGCCAGGGCACCCTGGACCCTGGTGGCCCTCGGGTCCGGCATggctcaggcactcctggctctGTGGGGGGCTTGTATCGGGACATGGGGGCCCAGGGGGGAAGGCCCTCCCTCATCGCCAGGATCCCAGTGGCCAGAATCCTGGGGGACCCAGAGGAGGAATCCTGGAGTCCCTCTCTGACCAACTTGGAGAAGGTGGTGGTCACCGACGTGACCTCAAACTTTTTGACCGTCACCATTAAGGAAAGTAACACGGACCAAggcttttttaaagagaaaagatga